TGGCCAATCTGTTTCCTAAACATATTAACTTTCGTAAGGGCGGCTTAATCACTGCTGTTATCGCTTTTTTCGTTGGCGCATTGTGGTTATCTTTTATTAGTAAGATCGGTATTGTGGGTTTTGTAAATGCTGTCGGTGCCGTAATTGCGCCCTTCTTCGGAATCTTGGTCATCGATTATTATATAATAAAGCGCCAACAAATCGATATGGATGACTTGTTTTCGGCAAAACCCACAGGCGCTTATTACTATTATAAAGGTTGGAACGTTCGCGGTTTGATCGCCTTTGCTGTTGGCGCTTTATTCTCGCTTGCCACTGTATTGGTACCTTCGCTCACCTCACTTGAAGGTTACGGTTTCTTATTAGGAGCTGCGTTAGGTGGTATCGTTTATTGGCTACTTATGCGTCCCTACGCCGTAAAACCTAATCAAGCATAAGACTTTAGGTAATAAAAACATCTCAATTGAAATAAAGGAATATCGAACATGACTCAGAAAATCACCAGCGATTTTAATCAAGACACCTACCCACGCGACCTAAAAGGCTATGGTGGCAATCCACCACAAGCGAATTGGCCAGGTGGTGCAAAGATTGCTGTACAGTTCGTACTAAATATCGAAGAAGGGGCAGAAAACAGCGTCATGCACGGCGATGGTCAGTCTGAGCGCTTTTTGTCAGATGTTTTAGGCACGCCAGAATTTAACAATCGTCACCAGTCTATAGAGTCTGCATTTGAGTACGGTAGCCGCGTGGGTGTTTGGCGAGTATTAGATGTGTTTAAAGAATATGGCTTACCCATTACTACCTTTACTTGTGCTGCCGCTGCTGAAAAAACACCGCATATTATCGAGCGCGTCTTAGAGGACGGTCATGAAATCGCCAGTCATGGACTGCGCTGGATCACTTATCAATATATGTATCGTGAGACCGAACGTGAGCATGTGCGTGCGGCGACTAAAATCTTTGAGCGGATGCTTGGCGGGCAGCCGCTGGGCTGGTACACTGGTCGTGACAGCCCTAATACCCGCGAGCTGGTAGCCGAGCAAGGCGGTTATATCTATGACTCCGACTCTTACGCTGATGAGCTACCTTACTGGCTAAATGTGAAGGTAGCAGAAGGCAACAAGATTGAGCGCAAGCCGCACTTGGTTATCCCTTATACGCTTGAAACCAACGATATGCGCTTTGCTTCAAGTCCTGGATTTACGCACGCCGAACCCTTTTATCAATATCTAAAAGACAGCTTCGATACCTTATACGAAGAAGGCTCGCATAACCCTAAAATGCTAACGATTGGTCTACATTGTCGCATTATCGGCCGTGCTGGTCGCATCAAAGCCCTCAAACAGTTTTTGCAATACATCACCAGTAAACCCGATGTTTGGATATGCCGCCGCGACGAAATCGCTAAGCACTGGTATGAAAACCATCCCGCCACGGCTGATAACACTGCCAACTGGATGTAAACATGAGCTCAGACACAAATTTATCGCGGCACAAAACCACTAAGGAACATGAATAATGTCAACAAAAAGTACTTATTATGCACCAACTGGCGGATTGCCTCCGCAAACACAGTTACTATCTGATCGCGCTATCTTTACCGAAGCTTATGCG
The nucleotide sequence above comes from Psychrobacter sp. P2G3. Encoded proteins:
- the puuE gene encoding allantoinase PuuE, whose translation is MTQKITSDFNQDTYPRDLKGYGGNPPQANWPGGAKIAVQFVLNIEEGAENSVMHGDGQSERFLSDVLGTPEFNNRHQSIESAFEYGSRVGVWRVLDVFKEYGLPITTFTCAAAAEKTPHIIERVLEDGHEIASHGLRWITYQYMYRETEREHVRAATKIFERMLGGQPLGWYTGRDSPNTRELVAEQGGYIYDSDSYADELPYWLNVKVAEGNKIERKPHLVIPYTLETNDMRFASSPGFTHAEPFYQYLKDSFDTLYEEGSHNPKMLTIGLHCRIIGRAGRIKALKQFLQYITSKPDVWICRRDEIAKHWYENHPATADNTANWM